GCGCCTTCGTGTCTTCTCTTCGGGTGCGGGATCAGACGGTGGGACGCTCGGGGGCAGCCTGAGCGGGCTCGTCGGTCTTCGACACCGGCGAGGTGACCGTCTCGGCCACGGGTGCGGCGCTCGTTGCCGGCTCGACGACCTCGACCACGTCGATCTCTTCGGCGACGACGCTCGGCGTGACGCCGCGCGCGAGCGAGCCGATGGTACCGAGGGTGAGGGCCAGAGCCAGACCGATGAGGCCGACGCCGATGAGGATCGCGCCGAGAACGGCCCAGATCTGACCGGCGTAGACCTCGACACCGGTGGCGGTGCCGTCGGCGAGCGTGCTGGCCATGACGGTCAGCTTGTCGACGAGCAGGTAGACGCCGCCGCCGACGGCGACGAGCGAGCCGCCCACGAGCACCCAGAACGGGATGCTGCGGATCACACGGGCGGTGTTGGGCATGGGGAAGCTCCTTCTGTCACGTCGCCGCACGCGCGACGACACTTCGACTATCTGCGAACCACCAGAGGAGCAGTGATGCGCCGGCTATGAGATCGCTGTGGACCGGTCGCCGGCATCCAGCATGTCACGCGGCTGCTTCATGTGCAGGATCACCGCGGTCATCGCCGCCACGAGCGTGACGGCGAGCATCATGTGGATGTTCACGAGCGCGATCGGAAGGCCCGTACGCGCCTGCCACAGCCCGATCGCGATCTGCACGAGTTCCACGCCCAGCAGCAGACCGGTCCATCTCCTCATGCCGGTCGCCGGGCTCAGCCGGTACGACCATCCGAACAGCACCAGCGTGAGCGCGAAGAGGGCGTATGCGGGCCAGCTGTGCACGTGCTGCCAGAAGATCGGATCCAGGCCGTTGCGGGCGGCGGCTGTGTCGCCGGCGTGCGGGCCGGAGCCGGTCAGCAGGATGCCGATGATCACGGTGACCAGCACGACGACACTCGTCACGTGCACCACGACGGCATACCCGCGCGGCACGACGAGGACGCGCGTGCCGGGTCGGGAGTAGACGCGGACGACGTACGCGGCGGCGATCGCGACCAGCGCCGCCGACAGCAGGTAGTGCAACCCCACGATGCTGGGGTGCAGGTGCAGCCACACCGTGATGCCGCCGATGACGGCCTGGAGGATGATGCCGATGCCGATGGCCAGGACGAGGCGGGGCAGCTCCGGGCGCGTGCGCCACGATCGCACGACGGACAGGAAGGCGAGCAGTGCGACGATCACGAGAACCCCCGTGAGGGTGCGGTTGCCGAACTCGATGAGCCCGTGGATGCCGAGTTCCTGCGTCGGGACGAGCGAATCCGAGGTGCAGTACGGCCACGTCTCGCAGCCCATCCCCGAACCGGTCAGACGCACGAGACCACCGGTGCCGACGATCACGATGTTGCTGATCAGCACGAGCCACGCGAGCACGCGCGTCGGCCGTCCGACACGCGCGGGAAGTCGCGTCAGGAGTCCGCGCCCGACCGGGGCGTCGGACGCCGCGGCCTCGGTCTCGGGGCTGGAGGTCTGCGGTGCGGACATGGTGGGGTCGCCTCCCGGATGCGCGCCCGGACGGGCGCCGGCCACGCCCGCGTCGGGGTGTTGCCTATAGACTGAAAGGGTGGGAACAGCGGCGCGCGAAGCGCGTCACGCCCCCTACAGTCTAGGCGCGCGCGGTGCGCGCCCCGACGAAGACCCCGTCGGAGAAAACGACACGAAAACGGCCCTGGAAGCGGCATCCGACCTTCGCCCACGACACTCCGATCGTGAGACAGGCGCAGGCGCAGGAATGCCGGAGCGGATGACACCGCCGGGCACGAAGGAGGCAAACCCCATGTCGGATGTGCTCATCGACCGTCCCGAACTCGAGGGACTGGGTGTCTATGAATTCGGCTGGCACGACGAAGACGCCGCCGGCGCCGTCGCCCAGCGCGGGATCAACGAGGACGTCGTCCGCGGGATCTCGGCTCTCAAGAACGAACCCGAGTGGATGCTGAAGACCCGCCTCAAGGGATATCAGCTGTTCGGCCGCAAGCCGATGCCGACCTGGGGTGCCGACCTCTCGGACATCGACTTCGACAACATCAAGTACTTCGTACGCTCCACCGAGAAGCAGGCGCAGTCGTGGGAGGACCTCCCGGAGGAGATCCGCAACACGTACGAGAAGCTGGGCATCCCGGAGGCGGAGCGTCAGCGCCTCGTCGCCGGCGTCGCCGCACAGTACGAGTCCGAGGTCGTCTACCACCAGATCCGCGAGGACCTGGAGCAGCAGGGCGTCATCTTCATGGACACCGACACGGCGCTGCGCGAGCACCCCGAGTTCTTCGAGGAGTACTTCGGCACCGTCATCCCGGCCGGTGACAACAAGTTCGCCGCCCTCAACACGGCCGTCTGGTCGGGCGGATCGTTCGTCTACGTCCCCAAGGGCGTGCACGTCGAGATCCCGCTGCAGGCCTACTTCCGCATCAACACGGAGAACATGGGCCAGTTCGAGCGGACGTTGATCATCGCCGACGAGGGCAGCTACGTCCACTACATCGAGGGCTGCACGGCCCCGATCTACAAGAGCGACTCGCTGCACTCGGCCGTCGTCGAGATCATCGTGAAGAAGAACGCGCGCGTGCGCTACACGACGATCCAGAACTGGTCGAACAACGTCTACAACCTCGTCACCAAGCGTGCGATCGCCCACGAGGGCGCGACGATGGAGTGGATCGACGGCAACATCGGGTCGAAGGTCACGATGAAGTACCCGTCCATCTACCTGATGGGTGAGCACGCCAAGGGGGAGACCCTGTCGGTCGCCTTCGCCGGTCCCGGACAGCATCAGGATGCCGGGGCGAAGATGATCCACATGGCGCCCTACACGCAGTCCTCGATCGTCTCCAAGTCGATCGCGCGTGGAGGCGGCCGTGCCGGATACCGCGGTGAAGTCCGCGTCGACGCGAACGCGCACCATTCCGCGAACACGGTGCGCTGCGACGCTCTGCTGGTCGACACGATCTCGCGCTCGGATACCTACCCCGCGATCGACATCCGCGTCGACGACGTGCAGCTGGGTCATGAGGCGACGGTCTCCAAGGTCAGCGAAGAGCAGCTGTTCTACCTGATGAGCCGCGGCATGCCGGAGGATGAGGCGATGGCGATGATCGTGCGCGGCTTCATCGAGCCCATCGCGCGTGAACTGCCCATGGAGTACGCCCTCGAGCTCAACAAGCTCATCGAGATGGGCATGGAAGGATCCGTCGGCTGATGACGACAGCGACTCAGACCCCCGCCGGCGAGAGCATCCGGGCGGAGGGTCACATCGACCCTGCGGCCACGCTGGTCTCCGGCTTCGTACCGGTGCAGACCCGATCGGAGCGGCCGACGTCGTTCGATCCCGCCGATTTCGCCGTGCCGACCGGTCGCGAGGTCAACTGGAAGCACACCCCGTTGGCGCTCCTGGGCGACCTGCTGCGGGACGAGCCGGCCCCCCACGACGTCATCGGCGTCAACGTGAGTGCGCCTTCGTCCGTCGAGCAGATCCGTCTGCGCGTCGGGGAGGCCCCACGCGGTGAGGTCTTCCGTCCCGAGGACCGTGTCAGCGCGATCGCCTGGGCGCAGGAGGACGAGGCTCCGCTCATTCGCATCCCCTCGGGCGTCGAACTCGAGGAGCCGATCGTCGTGCAGCTGACCGGACGCGGCGGTGTCGCGCATGCGCACGTCGTGATCGAGGCACAGGCGCACTCACGGGCGACCGTCGTGCTGCGCCACGCCGGTACCGCACAGCAGGCGCAGAACGTCGAGATCATCGTTCGTGACGGCGCCGCGCTGACGGTCGTCTCGGTACAGCGCTGGGACGATGACGCCATTCACCTGGCATCTCACCAGGCGCGGGTCGACCGCGACGCGACGCTGACCCACGTCGTGGTCAGTCTCGGCGGACGCGTCGTTCGCGTGAACCCGTCTGTCGAGCTCGCGGGAGCAGGTGCGGAGGGCAGACTCTACGGTCTGTCGTTCGCCGACGCCGGTCAGCACCTGGAGAGCCAGGTCTACCTGCACCACAAGGGTGCGCAGACGTTCGGAGACGTGCTCTACAAGGGAGCGCTGCAGGGCGAGTCCGCGCGCAGCGTCTGGGTCGGTGACGTGCTCATCGGACCGGATGCCGTGGGCACCGACTCGTATGAGGCCAACCGCAACCTCGTGCTCACCGACGGTGCACGCGCCGACTCGATCCCCAACCTCGAGATCGAGACGGGCGACATCCGCGGCGCGGGACACGCGAGCGCGACCGGGCGCTTCGACGATGAGCAGCTGTTCTACCTGCAGGCGCGTGGAATCGCGGAGGACGAGGCTCGTCGTCTGGTCGTGCTGGGATTCCTCGCCGAGATCGTCCAGAAGATCGATGTGCCGGCCCTGCAGGACGAGCTCATCGCCGCGATCGAGGACGAGCTGGCTCTGGCGACGACGGCCGAAGGAGAACACGCATGACCGCGCAGAAGGCCCTCAGCCTCAGCGACCTCACCCAGGACACCGCGGTGCGCGTCGAGATCGACGGCGTTCCGATGGCCGTCGTCCTGGATTCGAACGGTGAGGTCCATGCGATCGGCGACACCTGCACGCACGGCGACATCTCGCTGTCGGACGGGTTCGTGGAAGGCGAGACCCTGGAGTGCTGGGCCCACGGCTCGGCCTTCTCGCTGCGCACCGGCCGCCCCCTGAACCTTCCGGCCTATGAGCCGGTGCCCGTGTACGCGGTTACGATCGACGGGAATGACGTCCTGATCGATCCCGCTGTCCTCAAAGATGTGAACTGAAGAAGGTAACTGACATGGCTGTTCTCGAGATCCGCGACCTCCACGTGACGGTCGAGACCGACGCGGGGGAGACCCCCATCCTCAATGGCGTCGACCTGACGGTGCGTACCGGCGAGACCCACGCGATCATGGGTCCCAACGGCTCCGGAAAGTCGACCCTCGCCTACACGATCGCCGGTCACCCCAAGTACACCGTGACCCAGGGCACGATCACTCTGGACGGCGAGGACGTGCTGGCGATGTCGGTCGACGAGCGTGCGCGTGCGGGGCTCTTCCTCGCGATGCAGTATCCGGTCGAGATTCCCGGGGTGACCGTCACGAACTTCCTGCGTACGGCGAAGACCGCGATCGAGGGCGAGGCGCCCGCGATCCGTACGTGGACGAAGGACGTCAAGGAGGCGATGAAGAACCTCCGCATGGATCCGAAGTTCGCTGCCCGCAACGTCAACGAGGGCTTCTCCGGCGGCGAGAAGAAGCGCCACGAGATCCTGCAGCTCGAGCTGCTCAAGCCGGCGATCGCCGTGCTCGACGAGACCGACTCGGGGCTGGACGTCGACGCGCTGAAGATCGTCTCCGAGGGCGTGAACCGCGCCAAGGAGGCCACCGACCTCGGCGTCCTGCTCATCACGCACTACACGCGCATCCTCCGCTACATCAAGCCCGACTTCGTGCACGTGCTCGTGAAGGGCCGCGTCGCCGAGGAGGGCGGCCCGGAACTCGCCGAGCGTCTGGAGGACGAGGGCTATGACCGCTACCTCGAGCCCTCCGATATCGTCGAGGCATAGGATCGAACGCATGACTGCGACCCTCAGTCCGGAGAAGTACGACGACGTCACCGAGGCGCTCAAGGACGTGATGGATCCCGAGCTCGGAATCAACGTCGTCGACCTCGGTCTCATCTACGATCTCAGCTGGGACGAGGAGAACGACGCCCTCGTCATTCATATGACGCTGACCTCCGCCGGCTGTCCGCTCACCGACGTGCTCGAAGAGCAGACCGCGCAGGCTCTGGACGACGTGGTCGATCGCTTCCGCATCAACTGGGTGTGGATGCCGCCGTGGGGACCGGAACGCATCACCGACGACGGACGCGACATGATGCGCGCGCTGGGGTTCGCTATCTGATCGTCATCAGATGTCGGCGTCTGCGCGGCCGCAGCGTCGCCGTCGCTAGGCTCGAGGGGTGAGCATCATTCCTCTGGAAGCACTTCCGCTGGAGACCCTGCAACGGCGCTCCAGTACGAAGTGGCGGACGTACGGTTCCGATGTCCTTCCCCTCTTCGTGGCTGAGACGGATTTCCCCCTCGCGCCGCTGATCACGAGCGCCTTGCGCACGGCGGTGGAGCTCGGCGACACCGGGTACACACCACCCGATCCCGGCGTGCGCGATGCCTTCGCATCGTTCGCCGCTCGC
The DNA window shown above is from Microbacterium laevaniformans and carries:
- a CDS encoding dinucleotide-utilizing enzyme — translated: MPNTARVIRSIPFWVLVGGSLVAVGGGVYLLVDKLTVMASTLADGTATGVEVYAGQIWAVLGAILIGVGLIGLALALTLGTIGSLARGVTPSVVAEEIDVVEVVEPATSAAPVAETVTSPVSKTDEPAQAAPERPTV
- a CDS encoding COX15/CtaA family protein; the encoded protein is MSAPQTSSPETEAAASDAPVGRGLLTRLPARVGRPTRVLAWLVLISNIVIVGTGGLVRLTGSGMGCETWPYCTSDSLVPTQELGIHGLIEFGNRTLTGVLVIVALLAFLSVVRSWRTRPELPRLVLAIGIGIILQAVIGGITVWLHLHPSIVGLHYLLSAALVAIAAAYVVRVYSRPGTRVLVVPRGYAVVVHVTSVVVLVTVIIGILLTGSGPHAGDTAAARNGLDPIFWQHVHSWPAYALFALTLVLFGWSYRLSPATGMRRWTGLLLGVELVQIAIGLWQARTGLPIALVNIHMMLAVTLVAAMTAVILHMKQPRDMLDAGDRSTAIS
- the sufB gene encoding Fe-S cluster assembly protein SufB: MSDVLIDRPELEGLGVYEFGWHDEDAAGAVAQRGINEDVVRGISALKNEPEWMLKTRLKGYQLFGRKPMPTWGADLSDIDFDNIKYFVRSTEKQAQSWEDLPEEIRNTYEKLGIPEAERQRLVAGVAAQYESEVVYHQIREDLEQQGVIFMDTDTALREHPEFFEEYFGTVIPAGDNKFAALNTAVWSGGSFVYVPKGVHVEIPLQAYFRINTENMGQFERTLIIADEGSYVHYIEGCTAPIYKSDSLHSAVVEIIVKKNARVRYTTIQNWSNNVYNLVTKRAIAHEGATMEWIDGNIGSKVTMKYPSIYLMGEHAKGETLSVAFAGPGQHQDAGAKMIHMAPYTQSSIVSKSIARGGGRAGYRGEVRVDANAHHSANTVRCDALLVDTISRSDTYPAIDIRVDDVQLGHEATVSKVSEEQLFYLMSRGMPEDEAMAMIVRGFIEPIARELPMEYALELNKLIEMGMEGSVG
- the sufD gene encoding Fe-S cluster assembly protein SufD gives rise to the protein MTTATQTPAGESIRAEGHIDPAATLVSGFVPVQTRSERPTSFDPADFAVPTGREVNWKHTPLALLGDLLRDEPAPHDVIGVNVSAPSSVEQIRLRVGEAPRGEVFRPEDRVSAIAWAQEDEAPLIRIPSGVELEEPIVVQLTGRGGVAHAHVVIEAQAHSRATVVLRHAGTAQQAQNVEIIVRDGAALTVVSVQRWDDDAIHLASHQARVDRDATLTHVVVSLGGRVVRVNPSVELAGAGAEGRLYGLSFADAGQHLESQVYLHHKGAQTFGDVLYKGALQGESARSVWVGDVLIGPDAVGTDSYEANRNLVLTDGARADSIPNLEIETGDIRGAGHASATGRFDDEQLFYLQARGIAEDEARRLVVLGFLAEIVQKIDVPALQDELIAAIEDELALATTAEGEHA
- a CDS encoding non-heme iron oxygenase ferredoxin subunit; this translates as MTAQKALSLSDLTQDTAVRVEIDGVPMAVVLDSNGEVHAIGDTCTHGDISLSDGFVEGETLECWAHGSAFSLRTGRPLNLPAYEPVPVYAVTIDGNDVLIDPAVLKDVN
- the sufC gene encoding Fe-S cluster assembly ATPase SufC: MAVLEIRDLHVTVETDAGETPILNGVDLTVRTGETHAIMGPNGSGKSTLAYTIAGHPKYTVTQGTITLDGEDVLAMSVDERARAGLFLAMQYPVEIPGVTVTNFLRTAKTAIEGEAPAIRTWTKDVKEAMKNLRMDPKFAARNVNEGFSGGEKKRHEILQLELLKPAIAVLDETDSGLDVDALKIVSEGVNRAKEATDLGVLLITHYTRILRYIKPDFVHVLVKGRVAEEGGPELAERLEDEGYDRYLEPSDIVEA
- a CDS encoding metal-sulfur cluster assembly factor; translation: MTATLSPEKYDDVTEALKDVMDPELGINVVDLGLIYDLSWDEENDALVIHMTLTSAGCPLTDVLEEQTAQALDDVVDRFRINWVWMPPWGPERITDDGRDMMRALGFAI